The Cyclopterus lumpus isolate fCycLum1 chromosome 12, fCycLum1.pri, whole genome shotgun sequence genome window below encodes:
- the sec16a gene encoding protein transport protein Sec16A isoform X5, with the protein MQPPPWTGPPGPSGPPPSGPNMFRRTRPHKHTAPATAAMPPAAQPMTDPFSFVRAPPPMAAGAPLAAGGLPTIPNSNPPPMQAPSNTMYSQAGSGLPPQSQTPGDVQAPLSGPPPSSLPGVTLFNPHSAASPGVYPAPSPVGYASSHSEQGYFNSTEHMPPMAAEPPPVAQAPGQTPFNQEVQGQPAPQHMLFQPVPPTTSYSQWAPDHSSRPPSVQNYFQPTSDPPPQPFNVPPQTQMYPSHTPSTHHNNPTPPTQTGHPQIQAPLPPQNPVNAPSSQWPDPNAPQQHNSHFQTQNYFSQTSDPRDSWFNIPPQDSGYHQMGTGLAHPQPRPYSVESQHASNTGAGPSSSFTPAQVPYSQESGAISMFFKDNDVENEETLAGERNKAVNGIPESFQYQSNPQALSGQADVPLDYQGPPQQDHSYLPYMNDGDHAPQATTHKTHDSQHDHEENLECVLNQEVLPNDIHGSPAATAAHEVDQFETGPNLETPDTIQRPIRSASVSSNYSNMSYGSGSGTRRQQGVVGTFIQQESPRLSDDANLSAATGGYFEQIDTSPAVDIGAQQSSLEQMWPPTPSPPKPTGIFQASANSSFEPVRSHGVGVRPAEVDRAKMIVEGGADTTPGNLEQPPDNMENIYGSGHPPPAGAGAGGGVPHLPHPVVHSLSRPSSRAFGGSRPCESPATTLWAQHDPASLGANILLAPAAPTVLAPLRQPSAYVIQPPEDVPLDLQPSQRIQPTSQQHSENLENPPKVSEAEPTDPQGNLGYASLLVSDSLDQPVLIAPPVSNYSVIPPSTLAQAPSQSSLRESTPPVRMFTQGQGASTSQPPPMTSNHNPVFAPGPISLNSSASNQGPLNLTRDNKEASTSDFTAPPQSQPVRPPLSRAQSLAVDGHTALHVNPQASLVTAPVSNHNQPSNYELLDFSMHQSQAQNPTSGHPSALHESPQSSNGFYLQVTKDAQQGVRTQGNVPVQLPASSSTPQVPPAPSQAAANIQPPPAEPPQTSDPQAARHGQNYAPPVQGSGAQPPLDQYPLPAQGPAPGSAPPSAAAYPPWPRGPVPPGASQPAPAEPPRPPSSAGSQQGYGPPPPGPAQVYGGYYGNYGEYPDGRPPYPPGQYPPPPGQYPPPPGQYPPPPGDPRAQQYYQEGPYRGRADPWYGRYEGQIPPTRDPNYQYREPQPERPNSRTSQYSDRPSSRQGYPEDYQRANQSAYNEYYAEYAKQCEYGGYNYGQYDPRYRAYYDPASWPNYDESYRGRDNYYNQQAYPARKEGYDDQWQYYPGYDASFDDDYRRRGEAYADDFDRRSVHSEQSAHSVHSSQSHHSRRSSFSSRSQQSQVYQSQPDLVSAVYDTTASTLAVDYSYGQYPNQADATQNYSQYLYPSEYTADSTWIAPEQPPPRPATPEKFSIPHRCARFGPGGHLVQVLPNLPSAGQPALVDIHNMETILQDTPDQAELRAFPGPLVKEETHKVDVIKFSQNKVLECSRDNNLLDRDSARLLWEFIVLLCRQNGTVVGTDIADLLLKEHRSVWLPGKSPNEANLIDFNNEPLARAEEEPGAGPLSLLSDTFMTVPENLGKETERFRELLLFGRKKDALEAAMKGGLWGHALLLASKMDNRTHARVMTRFANSLPINDPLQTVYQLMSGRMPASATCCGEEKWGDWRPHLAMVLSNLTHTLDLDTRTITTMGDTLVSKGLVDAAHFCYLMAQVGLGVFTKKSTKMVLIGSNHSLPFYQCATNEAIQRTEAYEYAQSLGSQPCSLPNFQVFKLIYACRLAEAGLSAQAFHYCEVISRNVLMQPSYYSPVFLSQIIQMSEKLRFFDPQLKEKPEQELFNEPEWLIHLRQLDGQIRTGVITYNEDRATPTQFDCSSPSSDLDQLSPPEPYGLPVEVDGPTPDNPLMTSLMPGPPPQGVQLMPPAPTSILQDGMALPQPLPSSEVPHFYPVPPSGPPGQMSVSGYPPQNPGFAPPSFQPLPEQTEMYPGAHQQPCPPPLQVGQMSPHMHPPQVPHSPIQMNHPPPQMPHQMPHQMSHQMSQHMPQHMPPSPGHMAPAEQMSHGPPEMHPAQPISSSPPRSSFTPQMDFYDHMAHMGPGRRSRTTSQSSMHMAPGRRSRTTSESSTHSGGRERSNSAVMQASPLPPSIPEQPRIEEAKKVKKNSPKKGGGGGGGGGGGWLNWLYRKGKNEAHLPDDKNKSIVWDEQKQKWVDSNEPEEENNKPLLPPPPGFPKMPQMPGPGGPAAHPGGGPPVNMFSRRAGTRSRYVDVLNPSRISKPGGLAPAPADIFAPLAPMSMPANLFVPSSAPDDQQPLEGSEGGNQEQNTIDATQMFSPTLLPPAPEGPPVPDGSQSGEWKRILSGAWEIDNMESCPSPGNGTRWGRHLL; encoded by the exons ATGCAGCCCCCTCCTTGGACTGGACCTCCAGGACCCTCGGGCCCACCTCCTTCCGGGCCCAATATGTTCCGCAGGACCAGGCCTCACAAGCATACGGCACCAGCTACTGCCGCAATGCCACCTGCTGCACAACCCATGACggaccctttttcttttgtgagaGCTCCTCCCCCCATGGCTGCAGGTGCACCTTTGGCTGCAGGTGGTCTCCCAACAATACCCAACAGCAACCCCCCACCAATGCAAGCCCCATCTAACACCATGTACTCTCAGGCTGGCTCAGGGCTGCCTCCACAATCACAGACACCGGGGGATGTCCAAGCTCCTCTTTCTGGtcccccaccctcctctctaCCAGGAGTGACACTGTTCAACCCTCACAGTGCAGCATCCCCTGGCGTTTACCCAGCACCTAGTCCTGTAGGATATGCATCCTCACATAGTGAACAGGGCTATTTTAATTCTACAGAACATATGCCACCCATGGCCGCAGAGCCACCACCTGTGGCCCAGGCACCGGGTCAGACACCTTTTAACCAGGAAGTTCAAGGACAGCCTGCTCCTCAGCACATGTTGTTCCAGCCTGTACCTCCCACCACCTCCTATTCTCAGTGGGCCCCTGATCACAGTAGTCGCCCTCCATCAGTTCAGAACTATTTTCAGCCTACTAGTGACCCTCCGCCACAGCCTTTCAATGTACCTCCACAGACCCAGATGTACCCCTCCCACACCCCATCGACCCATCACAACAACCCCACCCCTCCAACACAAACTGGACATCCCCAGATtcaagctcctcttcctccccagaACCCTGTAAATGCTCCCAGTTCCCAGTGGCCTGACCCAAATGCACCCCAGCAGCATAATTCCCACTTTCAAACTCAGAACTACTTCAGTCAGACCTCTGACCCCCGGGACTCATGGTTCAATATACCTCCACAGGACTCAGGCTACCACCAAATGGGGACCGGCTTAGCCCATCCTCAGCCCCGGCCTTACTCGGTTGAATCTCAACATGCATCCAACACTGGGGCTGGGCCTAGTTCAAGTTTTACCCCTGCCCAGGTCCCATACTCTCAGGAGTCTGGTGCAATCTCAATGTTCTTCAAAGACAATGATGTGGAAAATGAAGAAACACTGGCTGGAGAGAGAAATAAGGCAGTGAATGGtatccctgaatcctttcagtaTCAGAGCAACCCACAAGCCCTCAGTGGCCAAGCAGATGTTCCTTTGGATTATCAAGGACCTCCTCAGCAAGATCATTCATACCTACCATATATGAATGATGGCGACCATGCCCCACAGGCAACTACCCATAAGACTCATGATTCACAGCACGACCACGAGGAGAATTTGGAGTGTGTCCTGAACCAGGAAGTATTACCCAATGATATCCATGGCAGCCCTGCTGCTACTGCAGCACATGAAGTTGACCAGTTTGAAACCGGGCCTAACCTGGAGACTCCCGATACTATTCAAAGACCAATTAGATCTGCTAGTGTGTCATCCAACTATAGCAATATGAGCTATGGAAGTGGAAGTGGCACTCGACGCCAACAGGGAGTAGTAGGTACCTTTATTCAGCAGGAAAGCCCACGTCTCAGTGATGATGCTAACCTGTCTGCTGCCACTGGAGGCTACTTTGAGCAGATTGACACTTCTCCAGCTGTAGATATTGGTGCGCAACAGAGTTCCCTGGAGCAGATGTGGCCTCCCACACCTAGCCCCCCAAAACCGACTGGTATCTTTCAGGCCAGTGCTAACAGCTCTTTTGAACCTGTGCGCTCTCATGGAGTTGGGGTGCGTCCTGCTGAAGTGGATAGGGCTAAAATGATCGTGGAAGGGGGTGCTGATACTACACCTGGCAACCTGGAGCAGCCGCCAGATAATATGGAAAATATTTATGGCTCTGGACACCCCCCGCCTGCTGGGGCTGGGGCTGGAGGTGGTGTTCCTCATCTACCACACCCAGTggttcactctctctctcggcctTCATCCCGTGCTTTTGGGGGCAGTCGGCCCTGTGAGAGCCCTGCCACTACTCTGTGGGCTCAGCATGATCCTGCCAGCTTGGGCGCTAACATCCTCCTAGCCCCTGCTGCCCCAACAGTTCTTGCACCTTTACGGCAGCCCAGTGCGTATGTCATCCAACCTCCAGAGGATGTCCCACTGGACCTGCAACCCTCCCAGAGAATCCAGCCAACTTCGCAGCAACACTCTGAGAACCTAGAGAACCCACCAAAGGTGAGTGAGGCAGAGCCAACTGACCCTCAAGGCAACCTGGGCTATGCTTCTCTCCTTGTGTCCGACTCGCTCGACCAGCCTGTTTTGATTGCCCCGCCAGTGTCAAATTACAGTGTGATTCCCCCCAGTACCCTTGCTCAAGCACCCAGTCAAAGTAGCCTTCGGGAATCAACCCCACCTGTAAGAATGTTCACACAGGGACAGGGTGCAAGTACCTCCCAACCACCTCCAATGACCTCCAATCACAATCCAGTGTTTGCTCCTGGACCTATAAGTTTAAATTCTTCTGCCTCAAACCAGGGCCCACTCAATCTGACCCGAGACAACAAAGAAGCATCAACATCAGACTTCACAGCTCCACCGCAGTCTCAGCCAGTCCGCCCTCCTCTCTCAAGGGCCCAATCATTGGCTGTAGACGGCCACACTGCTCTCCACGTTAATCCACAGGCTTCTCTTGTGACTGCTCCTGTCTCTAATCATAATCAGCCATCAAATTATGAACTGCTTGATTTTTCTATGCACCAATCACAAGCCCAGAACCCAACATCTGGCCATCCTTCCGCTCTACACGAGTCTCCACAATCGAGTAATGGATTTTACCTACAGGTCACCAAAGATGCTCAGCAGGGGGTAAGAACGCAAGGGAATGTCCCTGTCCAGTTGCCGGCCTCTTCATCTACTCCACAGGTACCACCAGCACCCTCCCAAGCAGCTGCAAACATCCAGCCGCCACCAGCTGAACCCCCTCAGACATCAGACCCGCAAGCTGCACGGCACGGACAAAATTATGCTCCTCCTGTTCAAGGGAGTGGAGCACAACCTCCCCTTGACCAGTATCCACTTCCAGCACAGGGGCCTGCCCCGGGCAGTGCTCCCCCATCCGCTGCTGCATACCCCCCATGGCCTCGAGGACCAGTACCTCCAGGAGCTTCTCAGCCAGCTCCTGCAGAACCACCTCGACCACCCTCCTCTGCAGGCAGCCAGCAAGGCTATGGGCCCCCTCCTCCAGGGCCAGCGCAGGTGTATGGTGGCTATTATGGTAATTATGGAGAATACCCAGATGGCAGACCACCATATCCCCCTGGCCAATACCCTCCTCCACCTGGCCaatacccacctccacctggccaatacccacctccacctggggATCCTAGAGCACAGCAATATTATCAA GAGGGTCCATACAGGGGCAGAGCAGATCCTTGGTATGGCAGATATGAAGGGCAGATCCCACCGACTCGCGATCCAAACTACCAGTACAGAGAGCCTCAGCCAGAACGACCCAACTCCAGAACTAGTCAGTACTCTGACAGGCCCTCCTCCAG GCAAGGCTATCCTGAGGATTACCAGAGAGCCAACCAAAGTGCCTACAATGAATATTATGCAGAATACGCCAAACAATGCGAATATGGAG GATACAACTATGGACAGTATGACCCCCGGTACAGAGCATACTATGATCCCGCCTCCTGGCCTAATTATGATGAAAGCTACAGAGGCAGAGACAATTACTATAATCAACAGGCATATCCTGCCAG GAAAGAGGGCTATGATGATCAGTGGCAGTACTATCCCGGTTATGATGCCAGTTTCGATGATGATTACCGCCGACGCGGAGAAGCGTACGCCGATGACTTTGACCGACGCAGTGTCCACAGCGAGCAGTCGGCACATAGTGTGCACAGCTCTCAAAGCCACCACAGCAGACGGAGCAGCTTCAGCTCCCGATCACAACAG AGCCAGGTGTATCAAAGCCAGCCTGACTTAGTGTCAGCAGTCTATGACACCACAGCATCCACCCTGGCTGTGGATTACTCCTATGGACAGTACCCAAACCAGGCTGATGCCACCCAGAACTACAGCCAGTACCTCTATCCCTCGGAGTACACGGCAGACAGCACCTGGATCGCCCCTGAGCAAC CTCCTCCACGTCCTGCCACCCCAGAGAAGTTCAGCATACCCCACCGCTGTGCCCGCTTTGGACCTGGTGGTCATCTGGTCCAAGTTCTGCCCAACCTCCCCTCAGCTGGACAGCCTGCTCTCGTTGATATCCACAATATGGAG ACGATACTGCAAGACACCCCGGATCAGGCAGAACTACGTGCATTCCCAGGACCTCTTGTTAA GGAGGAGACCCATAAGGTGGACGTGATAAAGTTCTCCCAGAACAAAGTGCTGGAGTGCTCTCGTGACAACAACCTCTTGGACAGGGACTCTGCCCGCCTGCTCTGGGAATTCATTGTGCTGCTCTGTAGACAGAACGGG ACTGTGGTCGGCACAGACATCGCAGACCTCTTGCTGAAGGAGCATCGCTCTGTCTGGCTACCGGGCAAAAGTCCAAATGAAGCCAACTTGATTGATTTTAACAATGAGCCGTTGGCACGAGCCGAGGAAGAGCCGGGAGCTGGACCGCTATCCCTCCTGTCCGACACCTTCATGACTGTCCCAGAGAACCTCGGAAAGGAAACCGAACGCTTCAGGGAGCTCCTACTGTTTGGCCGCAAGAAG GATGCGCTAGAAGCAGCTATGAAGGGAGGTCTCTGGGGCCACGCCCTGCTGTTGGCCAGTAAGATGGACAACAGAACACATGCACGTGTCATGACAAG gTTTGCCAACAGTTTGCCTATCAATGACCCTCTTCAGACGGTGTACCAGCTGATGTCAGGGAGGATGCCTGCATCAGCCACT TGCTGCGGAGAGGAGAAGTGGGGTGACTGGCGCCCTCACTTGGCCATGGTGCtgtctaacctcacacacaccctggacCTGGACACTCGCACAATCACCACTATGGGGGACACTCTCG TATCCAAGGGGCTTGTTGATGCTGCACACTTCTGCTACTTGATGGCCCAAGTTGGTCTGGGAGTTTTCACGAAGAAGAGCACCAAGATGGTTCTGATTGGCTCCAACCACAG TTTGCCCTTTTACCAATGTGCGACCAACGAAGCTATCCAGAGGACTGAGGCCTATGAGTACGCTCAGTCTCTTGGCTCCCAGCCATGCTCACTACCCAATTTCCAG GTCTTCAAGTTGATCTATGCATGCCGCTTGGCTGAAGCAGGCCTGAGTGCTCAGGCCTTCCACTACTGTGAAGTTATTTCTAGGAATGTCCTCATGCAGCCTTCCTATTACTCTCCGGTTTTCCTAAGCCAAATTATACAG ATGTCGGAAAAGCTGCGATTCTTTGATCCACAACTGAAGGAGAAGCCCGAGCAGGAGTTGTTCAATGAGCCTGAATGGCTGATCCACCTCAGACAGCTGGATGGACAGATACGG acgggAGTGATTACATACAATGAAGACAGAGCAACTCCTACACAGTTTGACTGCAGCAGCCCCAGCTCTGACTTGGACCAGCTGAGTCCACCTGAACCGTACGGTTTGCCTGTGGAGGTGGATGGCCCCACCCCTGACAACCCACTAATGACCTCGTTAATGCCCGGGCCTCCCCCGCAGGGAGTTCAGCTGAtgcctccag CTCCCACCTCTATCCTCCAAGACGGGATGGCACTTCCTCAGCCTTTACCCTCCAGTGAAGTGCCCCATTTCTACCCAGTACCCCCCAGTGGACCACCAGGCCAGATGTCCGTCTCAGGCTACCCTCCACAGAATCCTGGCTTTGCCCCTCCTTCCTTCCAACCACTACCGGAGCAGACGGAGATGTACCCGGGAGCCCATCAGCAGCCGTGTCCCCCACCTCTTCAAGTGGGCCAAATGTCACCACACATGCATCCCCCTCAGGTGCCGCATTCACCAATACAGATGAACCACCCGCCACCCCAGATGCCCCATCAGATGCCCCATCAGATGTCCCATCAGATGTCCCAGCACATGCCCCAGCACATGCCCCCTTCTCCCGGGCACATGGCCCCTGCAGAGCAGATGTCCCACGGCCCACCAGAGATGCATCCTGCTCAGCCAATATCATCCTCCCCACCCAGAAGCTCCTTCACACCACAAATGGACTTCTATGACCACATGGCTCACATG GGTCCTGGGAGGAGATCACGGACTACTTCACAATCTTCAATGCATATG GCTCCAGGACGCCGCTCTCGCACCACCTCTGAATCATCCACTCACTCTGGTGGAAGAGAGCGGAGCAACTCTGCTGTCATGCAGGCCTCTCCACTGCCACCTTCGATCCCTGAACAGCCCCGCATAGAAGAGGCCAAGAAAGTCAAGAAAAACTCCCCGAAAAAG ggtggtggtggaggtggaggtggaggtggtggttgGCTAAACTGGCTCTATAGGAAGGGGAAGAATGAGGCTCACTTGccagatgacaaaaacaaatct ATTGTGTGGGATGAACAGAAGCAGAAATGGGTCGACTCGAACGAGCCTGAGGAAGAG aataaTAAGCCCCTTCTACCGCCTCCTCCTGGCTTTCCCAAGATGCCTCAGATGCCTGGCCCAGGAGGGCCTGCCGCACATCCGGGTGGTGGTCCTCCTGTCAACATGTTCTCCAGGAGAGCAG gCACGAGGAGCAGATATGTGGACGTTCTGAACCCCAGTAGGATTTCTAAACCGGGCGGGTTAGCCCCGGCGCCTGCAGACATCTTCGCTCCTTTGGCGCCAATGTCCATGCCCGCTAACCTATTTGTGCCTAGTTCAG CTCCTGATGATCAACAACCTCTAGAGGGAAGCGAAGGAGGAAATCAGGAGCAGAACACCATCGATGCTACACAG ATGTTCAGCCCAACGTTGTTACCACCCGCCCCAGAAGGTCCTCCTGTGCCTGACGGCTCACAGTCCGGGGAG TGGAAACGGATCTTATCTGGTGCATGGGAGATTGATAATatgg AGTCATGTCCAAGCCCAGGAAATGGCACCCGCTGGGGGCGTCACCTTTTATAA